The following proteins are encoded in a genomic region of bacterium:
- the gspF gene encoding type II secretion system inner membrane protein GspF, giving the protein MAVFNYKAKDARGAPVSGKIEAANLKEALAKLRGQGLRVLSTEQQKGGLAIEGLLGKINILARPGLGDKVIFSRQLSTLINAGIPVVQCLNILIEQVKKKSFQKILTDVRRDIEGGEFISSALAKHPSCFDRLYVSMVKSGEIGGVLDEVLERIAAYLENIAELRRKVIGAMVYPAMILLVAIAVVAFLLVFVIPKFKEVFEVFGEKLPKPTQILIKISDFLVHWVWLVFLIIFVIVVIFNIAINRSAKIRLQWHRIILKIPLFGDLFRKIAIARFTRTLGTLVRSGVPILEALDIVAQTSGNRVVELAILDARNAIKEGERISDPLKRSGVFPPMVIQMISVGEETGALDAMLFKAADYYDREVDATVAALSSILEPMMIVILGVVVGFIVVCMYLPIFSLPGMIK; this is encoded by the coding sequence ATGGCGGTATTTAATTATAAGGCAAAGGATGCAAGGGGCGCTCCTGTCTCGGGAAAGATAGAGGCGGCTAATCTAAAAGAGGCATTAGCCAAGCTTAGAGGCCAAGGCTTAAGGGTTTTATCAACCGAGCAACAAAAAGGGGGTCTTGCTATTGAAGGTCTACTTGGTAAGATAAATATCTTAGCCAGGCCTGGTCTGGGAGATAAAGTTATCTTTTCTCGCCAGCTTTCAACCCTTATAAATGCAGGTATCCCGGTTGTTCAATGTTTAAATATCCTTATTGAACAGGTAAAAAAGAAATCCTTCCAGAAGATATTAACAGATGTCCGAAGGGATATTGAGGGTGGTGAATTTATTTCATCTGCTTTGGCAAAGCATCCATCCTGCTTTGATCGACTCTATGTAAGTATGGTCAAATCAGGTGAGATAGGTGGTGTTTTGGATGAGGTTTTGGAAAGAATTGCCGCATACCTTGAGAACATTGCCGAGCTAAGGAGAAAGGTTATCGGTGCAATGGTATATCCTGCAATGATACTCTTGGTTGCCATTGCTGTTGTCGCATTCCTTCTTGTATTTGTTATCCCAAAATTTAAGGAGGTATTTGAGGTATTTGGGGAAAAGCTTCCCAAGCCAACCCAGATATTGATAAAAATCTCTGACTTTCTTGTTCATTGGGTATGGCTTGTTTTCCTTATAATATTTGTTATTGTGGTTATATTTAATATAGCGATTAACCGATCAGCTAAAATAAGGCTACAATGGCATCGTATTATCCTTAAAATTCCTTTATTCGGTGACTTGTTTAGAAAGATAGCCATCGCCAGATTTACGCGCACTTTGGGAACTCTGGTAAGATCCGGTGTTCCAATCCTTGAGGCATTGGATATTGTTGCCCAAACATCTGGAAATAGGGTGGTTGAGCTTGCTATCCTTGATGCAAGGAATGCTATCAAGGAGGGAGAGAGAATTTCAGATCCCTTAAAGAGATCCGGCGTATTTCCTCCTATGGTGATTCAGATGATCTCAGTAGGAGAGGAAACCGGTGCTTTGGATGCAATGCTATTTAAGGCAGCAGATTACTATGATCGGGAGGTTGATGCTACAGTGGCTGCTTTATCCTCTATTCTTGAACCAATGATGATTGTTATCCTTGGAGTAGTTGTTGGATTTATTGTTGTTTGTATGTATCTTCCCATATTTAGCCTTCCTGGGATGATAAAATGA
- a CDS encoding type IV pilus twitching motility protein PilT has product MLTMEFLVHEMVEKGASDIHLVIGTPPQLRIDGIMMPIEGMERLMPDACQQLIYSVLTDEQKRRFEEENELDISFGVKDVGRIRMNVFRQRGTIGAALRGIPNEIPNFDQLGLPSVVKKIAEIPVGLVLVTGPTGTGKSTTLASMIDYLNTNKKAHIITVEDPIEFLHRHKNCIVVQREVGADTKSFAAALKHMLRQDPDIILVGEMRDLETISAALTIAETGHLVFATLHTPDAIQSVNRIIDVYPAHQQQQIRAQLSFVLKATISQALIPHASGKGRVVCCEILISTPAIANLIRDGKIHQAYTIMQAGKQFGMQTMNSGLTDLYRRGMITYENAMIHSQDPEGLKKMLTGGATQAQTMLKAGGY; this is encoded by the coding sequence ATGCTTACAATGGAGTTTTTGGTGCATGAGATGGTTGAAAAGGGAGCCTCTGACATCCATCTTGTGATTGGCACACCACCACAACTCAGGATTGATGGTATAATGATGCCGATTGAGGGAATGGAGCGTCTTATGCCAGATGCCTGCCAGCAGCTTATCTACTCTGTCCTTACCGATGAGCAAAAAAGGAGGTTTGAGGAAGAGAATGAACTTGATATATCCTTTGGTGTCAAAGATGTGGGAAGGATAAGGATGAATGTCTTTAGACAAAGGGGAACAATCGGAGCAGCCTTAAGGGGAATTCCTAACGAAATTCCAAACTTTGATCAGCTTGGCCTTCCTTCTGTGGTAAAAAAGATTGCCGAAATTCCCGTTGGCCTTGTCCTTGTTACCGGTCCAACCGGAACAGGAAAGTCAACCACCTTGGCCTCAATGATTGATTATCTAAACACAAACAAAAAAGCACATATCATTACGGTTGAAGACCCAATTGAATTTCTCCATAGACATAAAAATTGTATTGTTGTTCAAAGAGAGGTGGGAGCTGATACAAAGTCATTTGCCGCTGCTCTAAAGCATATGTTAAGGCAAGACCCTGATATAATTCTTGTAGGTGAGATGAGAGACTTAGAAACAATCTCTGCTGCACTAACCATAGCAGAAACAGGCCACCTTGTCTTTGCAACCCTCCATACACCCGATGCCATTCAATCGGTAAATAGAATTATTGATGTCTATCCTGCCCATCAACAACAACAGATAAGGGCACAGCTTTCTTTTGTTCTAAAGGCAACCATATCACAAGCCCTTATTCCCCATGCCAGTGGAAAGGGTAGGGTTGTTTGCTGTGAGATTCTTATTTCAACCCCGGCGATTGCAAATTTAATTAGGGATGGAAAGATTCATCAAGCATATACCATTATGCAGGCAGGAAAGCAATTTGGTATGCAGACAATGAATTCAGGCTTGACCGATTTATATAGAAGGGGAATGATTACTTATGAAAATGCAATGATTCATTCTCAAGACCCAGAAGGTCTTAAGAAGATGCTCACAGGAGGAGCAACACAAGCACAGACAATGCTTAAGGCAGGAGGATACTAA